Genomic window (Candidatus Beckwithbacteria bacterium):
TTTGTTTGGAAATACCATATGGAGAAATTGGCCTACAAACTGTTTGTTCGATAATAGGAAAGTGTTTTTGCTCCCCATATACTGCCCCACCTGAAGACAGGTGAATTATTTTTTTAATTTTCTTAGCCGCACAAACTGAAAAAAGCTTGACTGCAAAAGGAAGGTTTTTTTCAACATCATCAATCGGATTTTCAAAACTGGTTTTAGGGACAGTAGCGTAGCTCAAATTAATTACTTCATCATCTTTTTCAATAATATTTTCTAAATCTTCAATTTTTTTTAATTGAATATACTGGCAATTTGAGTTATTTGGTCCTTGCTTAGAAATTCCAACTACAACTAGTTTTTTCTCGCTTTTGCCAATATCAGCTAACAAATTATTGCCGATAAAACCACCGCCGCCGAAGATAACACATCGTTGTTTTTTCATATTATTTTTGGGCTACAACTATATGCCTGCGAGTTGAACAAGGCACTTGTTTTTTCATGAGTTTATTAACCAGAGATTGCATGAGTTTTGAATTTAATATAGGAATTATACTTCCAGGAAAAACATCATACACAAAATAAGCTAAGGTATTAGTTACAGGGATGATTTTAACTTTTTTAAATTTATGAAAAAGCTGCTCTAAACCTTGGTGAGTAAAGCGCCAAAAATCAGGATATGAATCATGAGAAAAATTCTGCTTTGCCAAACTTTTACCATGATAGGGAGCTAGAAAAGGCACTGATAGCAAAATTTGACCTTTTGGCTTTAAAATCCGATACATTTCATCAACCGCTTTAAACGGATTTACTACATGCTCTAAAACTTCCAGGCAAATAATTCCATCTACACAGGTGTTTTTAATTGGTAACTTAGTAATATCTCCATCAATATCACAATCAGAATCAGATTCGCAAATTTTTGGATCATATCCCAAAGCAAAGTAGTTATCTTTAAAATAAGACTTAAAATCAGCAAGTTCTTTAGCAAAACGACTTGAAGTTCCTAAGTCTAAAACTAAATCTAGCTTAGCTATTTTTTCAAGCTCATCTTTAAAAAAGTCATAACTTGGGTTATTTTTTGTCAACATAGTTCGGCAACATATGAA
Coding sequences:
- a CDS encoding class I SAM-dependent methyltransferase, encoding MLTKNNPSYDFFKDELEKIAKLDLVLDLGTSSRFAKELADFKSYFKDNYFALGYDPKICESDSDCDIDGDITKLPIKNTCVDGIICLEVLEHVVNPFKAVDEMYRILKPKGQILLSVPFLAPYHGKSLAKQNFSHDSYPDFWRFTHQGLEQLFHKFKKVKIIPVTNTLAYFVYDVFPGSIIPILNSKLMQSLVNKLMKKQVPCSTRRHIVVAQK